The segment GCTTTGTAAGATCCTCAACATCAACCTGACGAAAATTTCCAAGCCCAACATGAAGAGTTAAAAACGCAAAATCAACCCCCTTTATTTCAAGGCGTTTCATTAAGTTCTTGCTAAAATGTAATCCTGCAGTTGGCGCAGCAACAGCACCTTCGTGCTGAGCATAAACGGTTTGATATCTATGAGCATCATCAGGTTCTACATCACGTTTAATAAATTTAGGAAGTGGAGTTTCACCCAAATCATAAAGAGCTTTTTTAAACGAATCGTATTCACCATCAAAAAGGAATCTTAAAGTACGACCGCGAGATGTAGTGTTGTCAATTACTTCTGCAACCAACTGATCATTATCTCCAAAATATAATTTATTACCAATACGTATTTTTCTTGCAGGATCAACCATTACGTCCCACAAACGCTGTTCGCGATTTAGTTCACGAAGTAAAAACACTTCTATTTTTGCTCCTGTTTTTTCTTTATTTCCGTACAAGCGCGCTGGAAATACTTTTGTGTTATTCATAATCAGAACATCATGTTCGTGAAAATAGCCAATAACATCATTAAAAACTTTATGTTCGATCTTGTTTTTTGCTCTGTTTACAACCATCAATCTGGATTCGTCTCTACTTTCTGAAGGATGTAAAGCAATTAATTCGTCAGGTAATTTAAATTTAAACTGTGAAAGTTTCATCTTTTATAGCGTTTTTTGTATGTTTTTATTGAATTTAAATACGGCATTTATACGTACGATTTCACGATTTGTTTTATTAGACGCATAATTTATTTTCGGGGTTGCAAAATTAGTGCATTATCACAAAAAAGATACCGGTTCGTTCATTAATCTTATAAATTCATCCGGAACCATTGCCTGCTCTACATTATATTCTCCAATTCTTGTTCTTCTTAATGCAGTTAAATGTGCTCCACTTTGCAAATCAAGTCCAATGTCGCGTGCAAGAGCTCTAATATATGTTCCTCGGCTACAATTTATTCTTATAATAATTTCTGGCAATTTGAAATTTAGCAATTCCAATTGATAAATATTTATTGCTACCGGTTTTATCTCAACCGCCTCTCCTTCTCTTGCAAATTTATAAGCTCTTTTACCATCTATCCATTTAGCCGAAAAAATTGGAGGAACCTGATTTTGTTCTCCTGTATATTTAAAAAGAACTTCTTTAACCATTTCCTCTGTTATATGTTCAAAAGGATAATTCTGATCAATGGGCTTTTCTAAATCAAAACATGGAGTTGTTGCTCCAATTTGTAAAGTTGCAATGTATTCTTTGTCAAATTCCATAAATCTGGAGATTGACTTTGTTTCTTTTCCATAACAAATTATCAAAAGTCCGGTTGCAAGTGGATCAAGAGTTCCGGCATGTCCAACTTTAAATCTTACACCAGTATTTTGTTTTATAACAGAGCGCACTTTATTAACAACATCAAAAGATGTCCAACGGTAAGGCTTATCAATTAAAAGAATTCCGCTTTCTCCTGTAACAGGCTTCATTAAATTATACTTAGGTTAACACCCATAAAATAAAGAATTAAAATTGCTGCACCAAGTACAATTCTATACCAGCCAAATACCTTAAAACCATACTTTGTTAAAAATGCGATAAATGATTTAATTGCAATTAAAGCAACAATAAAAGCAACCACATTTCCCAAAACAAGCATATTAATATCTTCGGGTTTTATTGTTTTATATGTCTTAAGAAGCTTATATGCAGAAGCAGCAAACATTGTTGGAACAGCAAGAAAAAAAGAAAATTCTGCAGCTTGTTTTCTGTTTAGTTTTTGTGTCATTCCGCCGATAATTGAAGCTGCAGAGCGAGAAACACCTGGAATCATTGCAATACATTGAAAAAGTCCGATTTTTAAAGCGGTACCATATGTAATTTCTTTCTCCTTTTCTGAATTTTTAAGCCATTTATCTATAAAAACCAATACAATTCCGCCTAACAAAAGGGAAATAGCAACAACAATAACATTCTCCAATAATGCATCAATATAATCTCCTAACAAAAATCCAATTATTGCTGCGGGTAGAAATGCTAAAAAGAGCTTATAATAAAAATTTACAGTTTGAAAAAATCTTTTCCAATAAAGTATTATTACAGATAATATTGCCCCAAATTGAATATTTACAGTAAATGCTTTAACAAAATCACTACTCTCAATTCCAAGTAAAGATTGAGTAATTATCATATGGCCAGTAGAAGAAACAGGTAGAAATTCAGTAATCCCTTCTACTATAGCAAGAATTACTGCTTCAAGCCAAGTCATTCAGAATTATTCTTTTGGTCTTAAAACAAGAGCAACTACATTTATTGCGAAACCCAATAGTATTAAAATTGGAGCAACAGTAATCCTTACAGCATCAAACTGCTCTGTTGAAAACACTTTTGGATCGGATGATTTACCGCCAGACATTAAAAAATATCCAATTACAACAATTACAAACCCAACAGCTAATAAAATATAGTTCATTTTTCCAAGAACTGCTCCGCTATTATTTTCTTCTTTTGACATATGTTATTTTTTTAAAAATATAACTCTGATGATTTTAATCTTAAATATCTGCTTACTGCAAAAAATGAGGATAAAGATGTTATTATTACTCCCAATAAAATTACAATTCCAAACAAAGCGCCAGTTAAACTAAAATCGCTTAAACTTATTATATTATCAAGTTCTCTTTCTGCAACTGTAATAACTGCAGATAAAAGTGCTATTGCTATAATAGCTGCAAAAATTCCCTGAAACACACTTGCTTTTATAAAAGGCCATCTTATAAAACTTTTAGTTGCTCCTACCAATTGCATAGTTTTAATATTAAATCTCTTTGAATAAACTGATAATCGCATAGTATTATTTATTAAAGCAACTGCTACAACCAATAATAAAATACTAAAAATAAGTACTATCAAACTAATTTTATTTACATTATCATTAATAAGAGAAACCAGATTTTTTTGATAATACACTTCGCTTACCTGAGGAAATTGTTTTAATTCACGTTCAATTAAAGCTATACTGTCGGGATTTGCATATTCGGCATAATACTTTACCTCAATAGCCTGTGGTAAAGGATTATATTCCAGATATTCTACAAACTCTTCTCCCAAATCTTTTTTTAATTGCTCGGCAGCCATATCTTTGGTAATAAAAAGAGTTGATTTTACATATGGTGCAGCATCGAGATTCTTTTGTAGTCTTAAAATATCGGCATCTTTAATATCATCTTTTAAAAATACAGAAAAACTAATATTTTCTTTTACATAGTTACTTAAACGCTTTGAACTTAATGCTAATATTCCAATAAGTCCGAGCATAAATAAAACTAAAGAAATACTTATTACAGTTGTAATATATGAACTGATTAGCCTACGAATAATAGATTTGTCGCGCTTTGGCTTCATTATTAAAAATATAAATCCGTGTGCGAAGGTAATAAATAATATAAATAGATAGGTATTAAAAAAATATAAAATATTCTCTTAAGGAATTAATCCGCTGTTAAAAGAAATTATAAAGATAAAGAATATTCCAGGCCAACAATATATTGGTTTTGCGGCAATACTACATTATATTCTCTTTGAATTAAATAATAAAGGCCAAAAGTATTTTTCTTGTTTAATTTATAATCAACGCCAAACGAATAACGGCTTCTATGCCAGGTATAATCACTTTGCCACTCACGGGGGTTGTGAAACTGATATCTTAATTCCATCGCAACATAAGGAGTATATCTTTTATCTGAATCATATTTTATTGCAACTTTGTTACGGGAATACCACTCAGGCACAGCACCCGCATCGCTTGAGTAAATATCACGTTCTTCTGCCTGAATACGCTGTCGGTACGATACACCAAAATTACCAAATTTCTTTTTAACTGTTAAATCAAGCATTAAACGATGCCGAAAACTAAAAGTATTATCGTCTTGATATTTTTCAATAAATCTGTAAACAAACGCTGCTTTAAAAAAATCTGAGAATTTATATTCAACACCTAAATTAGTATAAAACAAATTAAGGCGGGAAAAGTTTTCTTTAAACCTCAGCTCTTCTGTAAAAAGTACTGTAATTTTTTTTGTAAATTTCTTTTCAATATTTATAGTATTCCATGAACCGGCATCAGGATAAACGGTCTGAGAAACAACTATGTTTTCAGAAACAAATAAAAATAAAAAAACAAATATTAAAACATTATAATAAACCCGTTTCATTTTATTTGTTATATCGAAATTTTTTTCTTTTTTGAATCAAAATAATATATGCGAATTGAAGCCATATCACGTAGAAAATCGATTTTCACAATATTAAACCTATGAATATCATATCCTGTTCTATTTCTTAAATCTTCAAGCAGTTTCTCATGATTCTCGGGTTTAATCATTTCTATATTCTCATACTGAACTGTTTTACCAAGTTCTTTTTTCATAAGCACACCTGTTTCCAACAATGTTGTAACTGATAGAATTATAAAATTAATAAGCAACAACTCATCCCAACCACCTTTTGCTACTGCAGTAATTAAACCAACTGCTATACAAAGAAATAAATATGTCATATCTTTTATTGAAATATCTTCTGTTCGATAACGAAGAATTCCAAAAACTGCAAACAATCCGAATGCTGCACCAATAGACATTTCTACCTTATTCATCATATAAGTAACAAGGAAAATTATTACATTAAAAATAAAGAAAGTAAAAAAGAATTCTCTATTCTTATAGCTTGGGTAATAAATAAATCTTATAAGAACAATAACTGATAACAAATCAACCCCTAACCGAATAAAAAACTTAGGTGAAATTTTATTGAACAATTCCCAACTATTGGGCATTGTATCGTTTACAATTTGTAATAATGTCATAATTATATTATTTTACTATTTGTTAACATTTTGTATTTTGGCCATTTTACAAACAAAGCGAACTTTGGGTTTAAGATTATTTTTTGGCACTTCATTTATTAAATTATAAATTCCAAAACAATATTTACTTATTGAGCCTTCTCTCACTCCTGCTTTTCTGACCAAGCGAACAAATTGAGAAACAGTTGCTGCCTTCTCACGCTTTGCTTCTGCTATTACCATTTGAGGAAATTCAACAGATATTTCTTCTAAGCAACCAGCTTTTTTATATACCAGATTTGTATCTATTGTTAATCTTTCTTGCGAAAACTTATTTACAAATGTCATTCTTGAATAATTTACCCATATACTCGGTGAAAAAATATCAGGAGAATAGGGAGTATTTTTAGTTACAAACTCTCTGGCTTTATCGTTAATTCCCGATTCAATATCAAGCATTTTTGTTCGTTTTTTAGAAGTAGTTTTCTTGTTATTCTTATGCTTAACTTCTAAAAAAGTTAATCCTGATGAATCGAGGTATCTTCTAAAACGAATTTTATATCTGTCTGGCTTTCCAATCAGGTGTTTGTTATAAAGTAAAAAATCTTTAGTGTCATAATATAAAGATTCGTATCGTTGAACTCTAACATTATTAATATCCAAAATACGATACTGTGAAGTCATCCCCTCAAGAATTCCAGAAAGTTCTGCAATCGGAAAAACATATTTTGTATCTGTACGCTCCATAAGCTTAACACTATCCATTTCCTCAAGGGTAATTGGCTCAAATAAGGATAGTATATTGTTATGATCTGGCATTAAAAATCGTATTTATATGTTCTTGTTGATATCACCTGATTATTAGCATCAAATTCTTTCTTAACAGCCTTTAATCCTTTTGAATCGTATGCGTAAACTGATTTTTTTGCGATTTTTCCTGCACCGTTATATTCAGCCTCTCCTGTTTTATCGCCATTTGCATTATAAGAAAAAATGATTTTTTTTACAAGCTTACCTGTTTCATCAAATTCAGATTCTTCTGTTTTATTCTCTTCTGAATCATACTTATAAGTTTTTTTATAATTCTTTTCTGTTTTGTTATCTGCAGCATCAAATACTATTTCTTCAAGCAGATTCCCTTTTGAGTCGTATTTATTTGACTCTTTATGCTTAAGAGTACCATCTTTACGAAATTCTTCATTGTATATAATGTTAGCATTTTTATCATATGTTGTATAAGAATCTTTTCGTGTTGCTTCTTTTTCATTAACAACCTCAACAACCATCTCTGTTACGGATTTAATCCCCCATGTTTTTATAGCTTTCTTTTCCTTCTTACTTTGAGAAAATAAAGATGTTGAAATGCATGAAATAACTAATATAAAAAAAACAATGCGCATGGTATTTTAGTTTTTACTGGTTTTTATTCTGAAATCAGGCAATTCAATTGTTTGTTTGCTGTCTGTTATTTCTACCTCCTGAACAATTGCACTATCAATATGATTAGCTAATGTTTTAGTATAAACAAACACCTTATAAGAGCCTTTTCTTAGATATTTAAATTCATAAGCACCCTCATTATTTGAATCCTGATCATCGCCAACAGCTATTTCATCTCCATAAATAAGATATACTTTCTGAGCTCCTAAATAACCTGAATCCTGTGGAACTGTGAATGATGAATTATAATTAATTGTATATACCTTACCTTTTATGCTTGCTCTTCCACCATCACCCGGTCCCTTTTTACAAGAATAAAAAGTTACAGCAAAAATTAATAAAATAAAGCATATTCCTTTTGTTAC is part of the Bacteroidia bacterium genome and harbors:
- the queA gene encoding tRNA preQ1(34) S-adenosylmethionine ribosyltransferase-isomerase QueA, which produces MKLSQFKFKLPDELIALHPSESRDESRLMVVNRAKNKIEHKVFNDVIGYFHEHDVLIMNNTKVFPARLYGNKEKTGAKIEVFLLRELNREQRLWDVMVDPARKIRIGNKLYFGDNDQLVAEVIDNTTSRGRTLRFLFDGEYDSFKKALYDLGETPLPKFIKRDVEPDDAHRYQTVYAQHEGAVAAPTAGLHFSKNLMKRLEIKGVDFAFLTLHVGLGNFRQVDVEDLTKHKMDSEEIHITQEVADIVNKAKAAKNNVCAVGTTVMRTLESSVSSDSFLKPIDGWTNKFLFPPYDFNVANMMISNFHLPQSTTMMTVSAFAGFDLLMEAYKVGVKEKYRFGTYGDAMLII
- the truB gene encoding tRNA pseudouridine(55) synthase TruB — encoded protein: MKPVTGESGILLIDKPYRWTSFDVVNKVRSVIKQNTGVRFKVGHAGTLDPLATGLLIICYGKETKSISRFMEFDKEYIATLQIGATTPCFDLEKPIDQNYPFEHITEEMVKEVLFKYTGEQNQVPPIFSAKWIDGKRAYKFAREGEAVEIKPVAINIYQLELLNFKLPEIIIRINCSRGTYIRALARDIGLDLQSGAHLTALRRTRIGEYNVEQAMVPDEFIRLMNEPVSFL
- a CDS encoding undecaprenyl-diphosphate phosphatase, with protein sequence MTWLEAVILAIVEGITEFLPVSSTGHMIITQSLLGIESSDFVKAFTVNIQFGAILSVIILYWKRFFQTVNFYYKLFLAFLPAAIIGFLLGDYIDALLENVIVVAISLLLGGIVLVFIDKWLKNSEKEKEITYGTALKIGLFQCIAMIPGVSRSAASIIGGMTQKLNRKQAAEFSFFLAVPTMFAASAYKLLKTYKTIKPEDINMLVLGNVVAFIVALIAIKSFIAFLTKYGFKVFGWYRIVLGAAILILYFMGVNLSII
- a CDS encoding DUF3098 domain-containing protein: MSKEENNSGAVLGKMNYILLAVGFVIVVIGYFLMSGGKSSDPKVFSTEQFDAVRITVAPILILLGFAINVVALVLRPKE
- a CDS encoding FtsX-like permease family protein → MKPKRDKSIIRRLISSYITTVISISLVLFMLGLIGILALSSKRLSNYVKENISFSVFLKDDIKDADILRLQKNLDAAPYVKSTLFITKDMAAEQLKKDLGEEFVEYLEYNPLPQAIEVKYYAEYANPDSIALIERELKQFPQVSEVYYQKNLVSLINDNVNKISLIVLIFSILLLVVAVALINNTMRLSVYSKRFNIKTMQLVGATKSFIRWPFIKASVFQGIFAAIIAIALLSAVITVAERELDNIISLSDFSLTGALFGIVILLGVIITSLSSFFAVSRYLRLKSSELYF
- a CDS encoding DUF2490 domain-containing protein, whose product is MKRVYYNVLIFVFLFLFVSENIVVSQTVYPDAGSWNTINIEKKFTKKITVLFTEELRFKENFSRLNLFYTNLGVEYKFSDFFKAAFVYRFIEKYQDDNTFSFRHRLMLDLTVKKKFGNFGVSYRQRIQAEERDIYSSDAGAVPEWYSRNKVAIKYDSDKRYTPYVAMELRYQFHNPREWQSDYTWHRSRYSFGVDYKLNKKNTFGLYYLIQREYNVVLPQNQYIVGLEYSLSL
- a CDS encoding DUF4956 domain-containing protein, which produces MTLLQIVNDTMPNSWELFNKISPKFFIRLGVDLLSVIVLIRFIYYPSYKNREFFFTFFIFNVIIFLVTYMMNKVEMSIGAAFGLFAVFGILRYRTEDISIKDMTYLFLCIAVGLITAVAKGGWDELLLINFIILSVTTLLETGVLMKKELGKTVQYENIEMIKPENHEKLLEDLRNRTGYDIHRFNIVKIDFLRDMASIRIYYFDSKKKKISI
- a CDS encoding polyphosphate polymerase domain-containing protein: MPDHNNILSLFEPITLEEMDSVKLMERTDTKYVFPIAELSGILEGMTSQYRILDINNVRVQRYESLYYDTKDFLLYNKHLIGKPDRYKIRFRRYLDSSGLTFLEVKHKNNKKTTSKKRTKMLDIESGINDKAREFVTKNTPYSPDIFSPSIWVNYSRMTFVNKFSQERLTIDTNLVYKKAGCLEEISVEFPQMVIAEAKREKAATVSQFVRLVRKAGVREGSISKYCFGIYNLINEVPKNNLKPKVRFVCKMAKIQNVNK